The following proteins are co-located in the Vigna angularis cultivar LongXiaoDou No.4 chromosome 2, ASM1680809v1, whole genome shotgun sequence genome:
- the LOC108327754 gene encoding adenylate kinase 1, chloroplastic, which yields MAAITRLVKRTPYLPCAARFLSHAPPEKERNVQWVFLGCPGVGKGTYASRLCNLLGVPHIATGDLVRSELASNGPLSSQLSEIVNQGKLVSDEIIMSLLSKRLADGEAKGESGFILDGFPRTIKQAEILEGVTDIDLVVNLKIQEEALLAKCLGRRICNQCGGNFNVASISIKGENGRPGMVMAPLLPPAHCMSKLVTRSDDTEEVVKERLRIYSEKSQPVEEFYRSRGKLLAFDLPGGIPESWPKLLQALNLYDYEEKQSVAA from the exons ATGGCGGCCATAACCCGCCTCGTAAAGCGCACCCCCTACCTCCCTTGCGCGGCGCGATTCCTGTCTCACGCGCCGCCGGAGAAGGAGAGGAATGTCCAGTGGGTGTTCCTGGGGTGTCCCGGCGTTGGAAAAGGCACCTACGCCAGCCGGCTTTGCAATCTCCTTGGCGTTCCTCATATCGCTACCGGCGATCTCGTCCGTAGCGAGCTCGCCTCCAACGGCCCCCTTTCTTCCCAG CTATCAGAAATTGTTAATCAAGGTAAATTGGTGTCCGATGAAATCATCATGAGTCTATTGTCGAAGAGGCTGGCTGATGGGGAAGCAAAAGGTGAATCGGGATTTATTCTTGATGGGTTTCCACGAACAATAAAGCAAGCG GAAATATTGGAAGGAGTGACTGACATTGACTTGGTAGTCAATCTGAAGATCCAAGAAGAAGCACTGCTTGCCAAATGCCTTGGTAGAAGAATTTGCAATCAATGTGGAGGAAATTTTAATGTTGCTTCCATCAGCATTAAGGGTGAGAATGGGCGCCCAGGAATGGTCATGGCTCCACTTCTTCCTCCTGCACATTGTATGTCAAAGCTCGTTACACGTTCAGATGATACTGAAGAAGTGGTCAAAGAAAGGCTTCGAATATACAGTGAAAAG AGTCAGCCTGTGGAAGAATTTTACCGTAGCAGAGGAAAACTGTTGGCGTTTGATTTGCCAGGAGGGATCCCAGAATCTTGGCCTAAGTTGCTACAAGCTCTTAATCTTTACGATTATGAGGAGAAGCAATCCGTTGCTGCATAA